A window of the Streptococcus sp. 116-D4 genome harbors these coding sequences:
- a CDS encoding BCCT family transporter — MVKRSKITKVFQLSLVIIFILVLLGLFVPQQFQNISSYLKNLLTTSVGWFYLLLVTGILVFCVFLIVSPIGQIRLGNPTSRPEHSTTSWIAMMFSAGMGIGLVFYGAAEPLSHFAISTPNAEIGSADALADAFRFTFFHWGFHAWAVYALVGLSLAYFGFRKREKYQLSVVFKPLFGKYADGPIATIIDTITIIATVIGVATTLGFGASQINGGLSYVFGIPNNSLVQVIIIIIATILFLISALSGLGKGVKILSNTNLILAVVLLAGVIVLGPTVKIFDTMTDSIGLYFQNFFRMSFRAAAFDETKRDWINQWTIFYWAWWISWSPFVGVFIARISKGRTIREFLTVVLLTPTVLSFIWFSAFGTLSTSLQDSGVDLIHFATEEILFASFNEYPLGSVLSLLAIILVLTFFVTSADSATYVLAMLSEDGNLKPSNRKKVIWGVMLALIAIALMFSGGLTALQNTLIIVALPFSIVLVLMMWSLMKELYHEKEQMGLAITPDRYPEKNQPFKSYEEN, encoded by the coding sequence ATGGTGAAGCGTTCTAAAATAACAAAAGTTTTTCAGCTTTCACTCGTCATCATATTTATTTTAGTCTTGTTAGGGCTCTTTGTTCCCCAGCAGTTTCAAAATATTAGTTCTTATTTAAAAAATCTCTTAACAACTAGTGTTGGCTGGTTTTACTTGTTATTGGTTACGGGGATTTTAGTTTTTTGTGTCTTTTTAATTGTAAGTCCGATAGGGCAGATTCGTTTGGGTAATCCCACGAGTCGGCCAGAGCATTCGACGACGTCATGGATTGCCATGATGTTTTCTGCTGGAATGGGGATTGGTCTGGTCTTCTATGGGGCAGCAGAGCCTTTGAGTCACTTTGCTATCTCGACGCCCAATGCAGAAATAGGCAGTGCGGATGCTCTCGCAGATGCTTTTCGCTTTACTTTTTTTCATTGGGGATTTCATGCTTGGGCGGTCTATGCTCTGGTGGGATTGTCTTTGGCTTATTTTGGCTTTCGTAAACGGGAGAAATATCAGCTCTCAGTCGTCTTTAAGCCTCTTTTTGGAAAATATGCGGACGGACCAATAGCAACCATTATCGATACCATCACCATTATTGCAACAGTGATTGGGGTAGCGACAACGCTCGGCTTTGGTGCCTCACAAATCAATGGTGGTCTCTCCTATGTCTTTGGTATTCCTAATAATAGTCTTGTGCAAGTCATCATTATCATCATTGCGACAATTCTTTTTCTTATTTCAGCCTTATCAGGTTTAGGAAAGGGTGTTAAAATCCTATCTAATACAAACTTGATTTTAGCTGTTGTCTTGCTTGCTGGAGTCATAGTTTTGGGGCCAACGGTTAAGATATTTGACACCATGACAGACTCTATCGGCCTTTATTTTCAAAACTTCTTCCGTATGAGTTTTCGGGCGGCGGCTTTTGATGAGACCAAGCGGGATTGGATTAACCAATGGACCATTTTTTACTGGGCATGGTGGATTTCCTGGTCACCTTTTGTGGGCGTCTTTATTGCCCGTATCTCAAAAGGTCGGACTATTCGCGAATTTTTGACAGTAGTGCTTTTGACACCAACAGTCCTTAGTTTTATCTGGTTTTCTGCTTTTGGTACCTTATCTACTTCACTACAAGATTCGGGGGTTGATTTGATACATTTTGCCACAGAAGAAATTCTTTTTGCATCTTTTAATGAATATCCTCTGGGAAGTGTCCTTTCACTCCTGGCAATTATTTTAGTTTTAACCTTCTTTGTGACCTCAGCGGATTCTGCCACCTATGTTTTGGCCATGTTGTCTGAAGATGGCAATCTAAAACCAAGTAATCGTAAAAAGGTGATTTGGGGTGTCATGCTGGCCTTGATTGCTATTGCACTCATGTTTTCTGGTGGATTGACAGCTTTACAAAACACGCTCATTATTGTCGCTTTGCCATTTTCCATAGTACTAGTGTTGATGATGTGGTCGCTTATGAAAGAGTTATATCACGAAAAAGAGCAAATGGGACTCGCCATTACACCAGATCGATATCCTGAGAAGAATCAACCGTTTAAATCTTATGAGGAAAATTAG